A genomic segment from Helicoverpa armigera isolate CAAS_96S chromosome 10, ASM3070526v1, whole genome shotgun sequence encodes:
- the LOC126055041 gene encoding translation initiation factor IF-2 has translation MREQGAERGGARQQAQTAPAESQILALVRQEMAAFQARFSVLEGRVLRPPLAASKPPAAQRASYAAAVAAAPPPRRGPPSKPPVAAPNGPTRRAPAQPKPKTARAVQAQRPPVPPSAPAPSSAPVAKRPPKPTPSAAPTSSATESEWQVVGEKKKRRRAAKAAKKKAQKQRRRERAAAAKLRAPKTAAVVVTLQPDAVKRGVSYRDVLAQAKEAVNLQELGIASGLRLRVTATGARMLEVPGAASGPAADALAERLRASISADDARVSRPQKCADLRIMGLDDSVTAEEVVAAVARTGGCSAEEVKAGTIRPDFRGTCTITVSCPVTAAKRIVDGRRLLVGWVSAQVKLLDPRPLRCFRCHVGHHVGVRCTSEVDRSALCFRCGQPGHKAVACSAAPHCTACAAAGKPAEHRAGSKSCAPPAKTKSKGKGRPSVAATTTTSAVATTAAPAAAAASNAAAAVNAVATAAVAAPVSASQEEEDVMEC, from the coding sequence ATGCGCGAGCAGGGGGCGGAGCGCGGTGGGGCCAGGCAACAGGCGCAGACTGCGCCGGCTGAGAGCCAGATCCTGGCCCTAGTCCGTCAGGAGATGGCGGCCTTCCAGGCTCGCTTCTCAGTCCTGGAGGGCAGGGTCCTGCGCCCCCCCCTCGCGGCGTCGAAGCCCCCAGCGGCCCAAAGGGCCTCCTATGCGGCCGCGGTTGCAGCGGCACCCCCACCCAGAAGGGGACCGCCGAGCAAGCCCCCTGTCGCGGCGCCGAACGGACCGACCAGGAGGGCGCCCGCTCAGCCAAAGCCCAAGACCGCAAGGGCGGTCCAGGCGCAGAGGCCCCCGGTGCCACCGTCAGCACCGGCTCCGTCGTCGGCACCAGTGGCGAAACGCCCTCCAAAGCCGACACCGTCTGCGGCCCCTACCTCTTCTGCCACTGAGTCTGAGTGGCAGGTGGTGGGGGAAAAGAAAAAGAGGCGGAGGGCGGCCAAAGCGGCCAAAAAGAAGGCCCAGAAACAGCGGCGCAGGGAGCGAGCCGCCGCGGCGAAACTCCGCGCCCCCAAAACCGCGGCTGTAGTAGTCACACTACAGCCGGACGCGGTCAAAAGGGGCGTGtcgtaccgcgacgtgctcgcCCAAGCAAAGGAGGCGGTGAACCTGCAGGAGCTGGGTATCGCCTCCGGCCTCCGGCTCAGGGTGACCGCAACGGGCGCCCGAATGCTGGAGGTCCCAGGAGCGGCCAGTGGGCCCGCCGCAGACGCTCTAGCCGAGAGGCTTAGGGCGTCCATAAGTGCGGACGACGCCCGAGTCTCCAGGCCCCAAAAGTGCGCGGATCTGCGCATcatgggcctggacgactcagtTACTGCGGAGGAGGTGGTGGCCGCCGTCGCTAGGACGGGTGGGTGCTCCGCCGAAGAAGTCAAGGCGGGCACCATACGTCCCGACTTCAGGGGCACGTGCACCATCACGGTGAGCTGCCCCGTGACGGCGGCCAAGCGCATCGTAGACGGCCgaagattgctggttggctgggtgtcggcgcaggtcaagctgcttgacccccgaccgctgaggtgcttccgatgccacgtcgggcatcatgtgggtgttcgttgcacctcggaggtcgaccgcagcgccctctgcttccgctgcggtcagcccggaCACAAGGCCGTGGCTTGTAGCGCCGCGCCGCACTGCACTGCGTGCGCGGCGGCTGGCAAGCCGGCCGAACACCGGGCGGGGAGCAAGTCCTGTGCCCCACCCGCCAAGACCAAGAGTAAGGGCAAGGGCCggccgtccgtcgccgccaccaccaccacctccgcagtggccacaaccgcagctcctgcggccgccgccgcctccaacgctgccgccgctgtcaaCGCCGTCGCCACTGCTGCTGTCGCGGCGCCCGTGTCTGCGTCTCaagaggaggaagacgtgatggagTGCTAG